In Candidatus Roseilinea sp., one DNA window encodes the following:
- a CDS encoding glycosyl transferase family 1, which translates to MRIGLIAGEYPPLQGGLGDYTRRLALELAELGHEPHVLTKFVAGAPAVEREVGVTVHRLVTAWNWETRRRIEGFNRLFHPDVLNLQYQAAAYQMHPAINLLPGALAKRTPTVVTFHDLRVPYLFPKAGFLRWKSIVMMAKGASACIVTNVEDRDTLVQEGVREVALIPIGSNIIPASPEGFDRAAWTRAQGIANDVVLIGYFGFMNESKGGETLIRALSELRRRGLNVGLLHIGGQTGDSDPTNMVYAAHLQRLAVELGVHAHVYLTGFLDECGVSEAFAACTCVALPYRDGASFRRGTLMAALAHGCAVITTTPRVDLPELVNETNVLLTPPDDASALAQAIARVICDDALRRRLQAGAAELSKRFRWDAIADQTVKLFERMTPPIDILRRG; encoded by the coding sequence ATGCGCATCGGTCTAATCGCCGGCGAGTATCCGCCGCTGCAGGGCGGCTTGGGCGACTACACCCGCCGGCTGGCCCTAGAGCTCGCCGAGCTCGGCCATGAGCCGCATGTGCTGACCAAGTTCGTTGCGGGCGCGCCGGCCGTCGAACGCGAAGTCGGCGTGACCGTACACCGGCTGGTCACGGCCTGGAACTGGGAGACGCGCCGGCGCATCGAAGGCTTCAACCGCCTCTTTCACCCTGATGTGCTGAACTTGCAGTATCAGGCTGCCGCTTACCAGATGCATCCGGCCATCAACTTGCTGCCGGGTGCGCTGGCCAAGCGCACGCCCACCGTGGTCACGTTTCACGATCTGCGCGTGCCGTATCTCTTTCCCAAGGCCGGCTTTTTGCGCTGGAAGTCCATCGTGATGATGGCGAAGGGTGCATCCGCTTGCATCGTCACCAACGTCGAGGACCGCGATACGTTGGTGCAAGAAGGCGTGCGCGAGGTCGCTCTGATTCCCATCGGCAGCAACATCATACCGGCGTCGCCGGAGGGCTTCGACCGTGCAGCATGGACGCGTGCGCAGGGCATCGCCAATGATGTCGTTCTGATCGGCTACTTTGGCTTCATGAACGAGAGCAAGGGCGGCGAGACACTCATCCGCGCTTTGAGCGAGTTGCGCCGGCGTGGCTTGAACGTGGGCTTATTGCACATCGGCGGGCAGACCGGCGACAGCGATCCGACGAACATGGTGTATGCCGCGCACCTGCAACGCTTGGCTGTGGAACTGGGCGTGCATGCGCATGTCTACCTCACCGGCTTCCTCGACGAATGTGGCGTAAGCGAGGCATTTGCGGCGTGCACATGCGTCGCGCTGCCCTATCGCGACGGCGCCTCCTTCCGCCGCGGCACGCTGATGGCTGCACTGGCCCACGGTTGCGCCGTCATTACCACGACGCCTCGGGTGGATTTGCCTGAATTGGTGAACGAGACGAATGTGTTGCTCACGCCACCTGACGATGCATCTGCCTTGGCGCAAGCCATCGCCCGCGTGATCTGCGACGATGCGCTCCGGCGTCGGCTGCAAGCCGGCGCAGCAGAGTTGAGTAAGCGATTCCGGTGGGATGCGATTGCCGACCAGACGGTGAAACTATTTGAGCGAATGACCCCGCCGATTGATATACTTCGGCGCGGTTGA
- a CDS encoding 23S rRNA methyltransferase: MLPTATVVLKSGRDRSVRQRHPRLFAGAIKEIAGKPKDGDIVDVTNNNGEWLARGVINQQAQIAVRLLTWERDEAIDEAFWRRRIHAAVARRRRDPALAHTDAIRWVFGESDGLPGLIADDYAGCLVLEISTLAAWRALPILADALNEALLPRHIVRRMDEERLRHEFGGTIPRQVREALDDAVPAEPVEIRERELRFLVNLAGGQKTGFYLDQRDNRARVAAYCKGAAVLNAFSYTGAFGLHALAGGAARVVNVDSSGEALSLAERNLALNGGVRAGQRYECVEADVFDYLRALRNSDERFDVVILDPPKFAHHTGQIERASRAYKDLNRVGLSVIRPGGILATFSCSGVVDAALFQKIVFSAALEAGREARVIERLTQASDHPVLLSFPEAEYLKGLICRIE; encoded by the coding sequence ATGCTGCCCACTGCCACCGTCGTCCTTAAGTCGGGGCGCGACCGATCCGTCCGTCAGCGCCACCCGCGCTTGTTCGCCGGCGCAATCAAGGAGATCGCCGGAAAGCCGAAGGATGGTGACATCGTTGACGTCACTAACAATAACGGCGAGTGGCTGGCGCGTGGCGTGATCAATCAGCAGGCGCAAATCGCCGTGCGCCTGCTCACCTGGGAACGCGATGAGGCGATAGACGAAGCGTTCTGGCGGCGGCGCATCCATGCAGCGGTCGCGCGACGCCGGCGCGATCCTGCCCTGGCGCATACCGATGCGATCCGTTGGGTCTTCGGCGAGAGCGATGGCCTGCCGGGCCTGATTGCCGATGACTATGCCGGCTGCCTGGTCCTCGAAATTTCGACCCTCGCCGCCTGGCGCGCGCTGCCGATCTTGGCGGATGCGCTGAACGAAGCGCTTTTGCCTCGACACATTGTGCGGCGCATGGACGAAGAGCGCCTGCGGCACGAATTCGGCGGAACGATCCCGCGCCAGGTGCGTGAGGCGTTGGACGACGCCGTGCCCGCTGAGCCGGTCGAGATTCGCGAGCGCGAGCTGCGCTTCCTGGTCAACCTGGCCGGCGGGCAGAAGACCGGCTTCTACCTCGATCAACGCGACAACCGCGCTCGGGTGGCAGCCTATTGCAAGGGCGCAGCGGTGTTGAACGCATTCTCCTATACCGGCGCTTTCGGCCTGCATGCGCTGGCCGGTGGCGCGGCGCGCGTGGTCAACGTGGATTCGAGCGGTGAGGCGCTGTCGCTGGCCGAGCGCAATTTGGCGCTGAACGGCGGCGTACGCGCCGGGCAGCGCTACGAGTGCGTCGAAGCCGATGTGTTCGACTATCTGCGGGCATTGCGCAACAGCGATGAGCGATTCGATGTCGTCATCCTCGATCCGCCCAAGTTCGCCCATCACACCGGACAGATCGAGCGGGCGTCGCGCGCATACAAGGACCTCAACCGCGTCGGCCTGAGCGTCATCAGGCCGGGTGGGATTTTGGCGACGTTCTCGTGCAGCGGCGTGGTAGATGCGGCGTTGTTCCAAAAGATCGTCTTCAGCGCAGCGCTGGAGGCCGGGCGCGAGGCGCGGGTGATCGAGCGGCTGACGCAGGCCAGCGATCATCCTGTGCTGCTCAGCTTCCCTGAAGCGGAGTATTTGAAGGGGTTGATTTGCCGGATCGAGTGA
- a CDS encoding alpha-L-fucosidase, producing the protein MTIKQASPQGITWFQDARFGMFIHWGLYSILARQEWVMHIERIPVPEYEKLMHQFNPTRFNADEWVSIAADAGQKYIVITSRHHDGFSMYDTALSDYKVTNTPFKRDPLAELANACAKRGDVKLGFYSSLLDWHHPAYRFRKESGLAWSDYIAFLHGQVRELCTNFGPIACIWFDGDWPHHKLSESDAYFAAGGSFEYEKLYDMIHTLQPDAVIHNNRHDQPLPGEDVQGFEQDLPGENTTGFNETRIFDLPIEVCMTINDHWGYHAGDDNHKSTRTLIHKLVRSAACGSNYLLNVGPTAEGVILPVHVQRLRAMGAWLAVNGEAIYGTRKGVIPATPDVVSTCRGDVHYLHVLNYVSDEVPLPGVPPTAQATLLRDGAPVRVKPAGDGVRLVLPEETRDPFDTVVKLRM; encoded by the coding sequence ATGACGATCAAACAAGCCTCGCCGCAAGGCATCACCTGGTTTCAAGACGCGCGCTTCGGAATGTTCATCCACTGGGGGCTGTATTCCATCCTGGCCCGACAGGAGTGGGTGATGCACATCGAACGCATCCCCGTGCCGGAATACGAGAAGCTGATGCATCAGTTCAACCCCACCCGGTTCAACGCCGACGAGTGGGTGAGCATCGCCGCCGACGCCGGCCAGAAGTACATCGTGATCACCAGCCGGCATCACGACGGCTTCTCGATGTACGACACGGCGCTGAGCGACTATAAAGTTACCAACACGCCGTTCAAGCGCGACCCGCTGGCCGAGCTGGCGAACGCTTGCGCGAAGCGCGGCGACGTCAAGCTCGGTTTCTACTCCTCGCTGTTGGACTGGCATCATCCGGCCTATCGCTTCCGCAAGGAGAGCGGGCTGGCGTGGAGCGATTACATCGCCTTCTTGCACGGCCAGGTGCGCGAGCTGTGTACGAACTTCGGGCCGATTGCCTGTATCTGGTTCGACGGCGATTGGCCGCATCACAAGCTCAGCGAGAGCGACGCCTACTTCGCTGCCGGCGGCTCGTTCGAGTATGAGAAGCTGTATGACATGATCCACACGCTGCAGCCCGACGCCGTCATCCACAACAACCGACACGACCAGCCGCTGCCGGGCGAGGACGTGCAGGGTTTCGAGCAAGACCTGCCGGGCGAGAACACCACCGGCTTCAATGAAACGCGCATCTTCGACCTGCCCATCGAAGTGTGCATGACCATCAACGACCATTGGGGTTATCACGCCGGCGACGACAACCACAAGAGCACGCGCACGCTGATCCATAAGCTCGTTCGCAGCGCCGCGTGCGGCAGCAACTACCTGCTCAACGTCGGACCGACGGCGGAGGGCGTGATCTTGCCGGTGCATGTGCAGCGCCTGCGCGCGATGGGCGCGTGGCTGGCCGTCAACGGCGAGGCCATCTACGGCACGCGCAAGGGCGTGATTCCCGCGACGCCTGATGTAGTCAGCACGTGCAGGGGCGATGTGCACTATCTTCACGTGCTGAACTACGTGAGCGATGAAGTCCCGCTGCCCGGCGTGCCCCCGACGGCGCAAGCGACTCTGCTGCGCGACGGCGCGCCGGTGCGCGTCAAGCCGGCCGGCGACGGTGTCCGGCTGGTGTTGCCGGAAGAGACCCGCGACCCGTTTGACACCGTGGTGAAGCTGCGGATGTGA
- a CDS encoding chitooligosaccharide deacetylase NodB-like protein, with protein MTNPFVAVQRRYAQLLPGLHRHLSRRFPQALWSGDPLRREVALTFDDGPDPRDTPALLDLLARHGVRATFFVCGAQLAARPDLGRAMAEAGHQVALHGYYHKPFLNHAVAPFLNELADLRRLIADATRTPDEAIQDVRPPYGLFTPPVLDALLRHRYRPVMWTIVPFHWHQTFDEAVAQVERQLGAGALIVLHEGMRAGPDVARLTEAVIERVRDVGLSFVTVEEMWAGHSSGAVGAGRPTTAWQRAAEGVR; from the coding sequence ATGACCAACCCGTTCGTCGCCGTCCAGCGCCGCTACGCGCAACTGCTGCCGGGCCTCCATCGCCATCTCAGCCGGCGCTTCCCACAGGCCTTGTGGTCCGGCGATCCGCTGCGGCGCGAAGTCGCCCTCACCTTCGACGACGGGCCGGACCCGCGCGATACGCCGGCGCTGCTCGATCTGCTCGCCCGGCACGGCGTGCGCGCCACGTTCTTCGTCTGCGGCGCCCAGCTTGCGGCGCGCCCCGACCTGGGCCGGGCAATGGCCGAAGCCGGCCACCAAGTCGCCCTGCACGGCTACTACCACAAGCCGTTCTTGAACCACGCTGTCGCGCCCTTCTTGAATGAGTTGGCGGATCTGCGCCGCTTGATTGCCGATGCCACTCGAACGCCGGACGAAGCCATCCAGGATGTGCGCCCGCCCTACGGCTTGTTCACGCCGCCGGTGCTCGACGCGCTGCTGCGCCATCGCTATCGGCCGGTGATGTGGACCATCGTGCCCTTCCACTGGCATCAAACCTTCGACGAGGCCGTGGCGCAGGTCGAGCGTCAACTCGGCGCCGGCGCGCTGATCGTGTTGCACGAAGGCATGCGCGCCGGGCCGGATGTGGCCCGCCTGACCGAGGCGGTGATCGAGCGCGTGCGCGACGTCGGGCTGTCCTTCGTCACCGTCGAGGAAATGTGGGCCGGGCATTCGTCCGGCGCGGTCGGGGCCGGTCGGCCTACGACGGCCTGGCAGCGCGCGGCCGAGGGCGTTCGCTGA
- a CDS encoding molybdopterin-binding protein: MKFAPIPLDYAEGKILGHNIAGPDGQRLLRKGKALTPADLEALRAMGHRSVYVAELEPGDIGEDDAARALAALVMGDGLLTSFAGGGRMNLLAAQLGIARVDVERLNRINEIEGLTIATVANHSAVVAKQMAATIKIIPFAVPASAIEDARHICDERAGAIIRVDALPSRRVVMILSGMPSVRERVVSDFEPAMRARIEALGSQLVAVDYVPLESEDNERDLAQALLRHAEAGAQLVVLAGETAIMDRRDIVPRAIERANGEVTCFGAPVDPGNLLMIAYLGDLPILGAPGCARSRKVNVVDWVLPRLLAGDRLTRKDITSLGVGGLLEEISERPRPRAARPS; encoded by the coding sequence ATGAAGTTTGCCCCCATCCCGCTGGACTACGCCGAGGGCAAGATTCTCGGACACAACATCGCCGGCCCCGACGGGCAACGCCTGCTGCGCAAGGGCAAAGCGCTGACGCCGGCAGACCTCGAGGCGCTGCGGGCGATGGGGCATCGCAGCGTGTATGTCGCCGAGCTGGAGCCTGGCGACATCGGCGAAGACGACGCTGCGCGTGCGCTGGCTGCGCTGGTCATGGGCGACGGCCTGCTCACCAGCTTCGCCGGCGGCGGGCGCATGAACCTGCTCGCCGCTCAGCTCGGCATCGCCCGCGTGGACGTCGAACGGCTGAACCGCATCAACGAGATCGAGGGGCTGACGATCGCGACCGTGGCGAACCATTCCGCCGTCGTCGCCAAACAGATGGCAGCGACGATCAAAATCATCCCGTTTGCCGTGCCTGCGTCGGCCATCGAAGATGCGCGCCACATCTGCGACGAGCGTGCCGGCGCGATCATCCGCGTGGACGCGCTGCCCAGCCGGCGCGTGGTCATGATCCTGTCGGGCATGCCGTCGGTGCGCGAGCGCGTGGTGAGTGACTTCGAGCCGGCGATGCGGGCGCGCATCGAGGCGCTCGGCTCGCAGCTGGTAGCCGTGGACTACGTGCCACTCGAAAGCGAGGACAATGAGCGCGACCTGGCCCAGGCGCTCCTCCGGCATGCCGAGGCCGGCGCGCAGCTCGTGGTGCTGGCCGGCGAGACAGCCATCATGGACCGGCGCGACATCGTGCCGCGCGCCATCGAACGTGCGAACGGCGAGGTGACTTGCTTCGGCGCGCCGGTGGATCCCGGCAACTTACTCATGATCGCCTATCTCGGCGATCTGCCCATCCTGGGCGCGCCGGGATGCGCACGCAGCCGCAAGGTCAACGTGGTGGATTGGGTGCTGCCGCGCCTGCTGGCCGGCGACCGGCTGACGCGCAAGGACATCACCTCACTCGGCGTGGGTGGGCTGCTCGAAGAGATCAGCGAACGCCCTCGGCCGCGCGCTGCCAGGCCGTCGTAG
- the aarF gene encoding putative protein kinase UbiB, translating to MQVNGTSAAQNVRRWFEVQSIFLRYGFDFLVSKADMRKLRRTFGLGQSGIAKANGHGEPIAQMSTPRRLRLMLEELGPTFIKLGQVVSSQSQAIPPDWLRELELLQDSVPPFPEEEVRATLIRELHEQPEYVFREFDYTPLAAASIGQVHKAILEDYESVVVKVQRPGIGPMVESDLAIMRRIAEGLESTTPWARHYGAVNVVDEFAESITKELDYCNEARNIDQLREVLSAVRGARAPKVYWEYVTPRVLTMEFINGMKIVDLAAVEAAGFDRRHLAATFVEAMVHQILIVGFFHADVHPGNVFVERKTGDIVFIDVGMTGRLSARQRTELVNLLRGVGQRDARRIAQVVMSLGDEFKPVNADALERDIHRLVKRHLSGSLSQLSYARFLSELLTTLSNNGIRTPSDLMFALKAIMQTEQIVRTLQPDYDIGEFAMKASNMVVLNQLRPTTIAQSAIGLADQIVRVAPLLGDAVEQYIRDARSGRRITRLDPTDLDYIAKFLSNTVNRFMLTVLLAGGMVSSVLVMSIRGEGLLSLLPTVGLIGFVASLGLSLIIAAQIFWTQWRQK from the coding sequence ATGCAAGTCAACGGGACGAGCGCGGCACAAAACGTGCGCCGGTGGTTCGAAGTGCAGTCCATCTTCCTGCGCTACGGCTTCGACTTCCTGGTGTCGAAGGCGGATATGCGCAAGCTGCGCCGCACCTTTGGCCTGGGCCAATCCGGCATTGCAAAGGCGAACGGCCACGGCGAACCGATCGCCCAGATGAGCACGCCGCGCCGCCTGCGCCTGATGCTCGAGGAACTCGGACCGACGTTCATCAAACTCGGCCAGGTCGTCTCCAGCCAGTCACAGGCCATCCCACCCGACTGGTTGCGCGAGCTGGAGCTGTTGCAAGACTCGGTGCCACCCTTCCCCGAGGAAGAAGTGCGGGCAACGCTGATTCGCGAGCTGCACGAGCAGCCAGAGTACGTCTTCCGCGAGTTCGACTACACGCCCCTCGCCGCCGCGTCCATCGGCCAAGTTCACAAAGCCATCCTCGAAGATTACGAATCGGTCGTGGTCAAAGTGCAGCGCCCGGGCATTGGGCCGATGGTCGAGTCCGACCTGGCCATCATGCGCCGGATCGCCGAAGGGCTGGAGAGCACCACGCCCTGGGCGCGACACTACGGCGCGGTGAACGTGGTGGATGAGTTCGCCGAGAGCATCACCAAAGAGCTGGACTACTGTAACGAAGCACGGAACATTGACCAGCTACGCGAGGTGCTAAGCGCCGTCCGCGGTGCGCGTGCCCCAAAGGTGTATTGGGAATACGTTACGCCGCGCGTGCTGACCATGGAGTTCATCAACGGCATGAAGATTGTGGACTTGGCCGCCGTCGAGGCGGCCGGCTTCGACCGCCGCCACCTGGCGGCCACGTTCGTCGAAGCGATGGTGCACCAGATTCTGATCGTGGGCTTCTTCCACGCCGACGTGCACCCCGGCAACGTCTTCGTCGAACGGAAGACCGGCGACATCGTCTTCATAGACGTCGGCATGACCGGTCGGCTCAGCGCACGGCAACGCACCGAATTGGTCAACCTGCTGCGCGGCGTGGGACAACGTGACGCCCGGCGCATTGCCCAGGTGGTGATGTCGCTAGGCGACGAGTTCAAGCCGGTCAACGCCGATGCGCTCGAACGCGACATCCACCGGCTGGTGAAACGCCACCTCAGCGGCTCGCTCTCCCAGCTCTCCTACGCCCGCTTTTTATCGGAACTGCTGACCACGCTGAGCAACAACGGCATCCGCACGCCATCGGACTTGATGTTCGCGCTCAAGGCGATCATGCAGACCGAACAGATCGTGCGCACGCTGCAGCCCGACTACGACATCGGCGAGTTTGCCATGAAAGCTAGCAACATGGTCGTCCTGAACCAGCTCAGGCCCACAACGATCGCGCAATCGGCCATCGGCCTGGCCGACCAGATCGTGCGCGTCGCACCCTTGCTGGGCGATGCCGTCGAGCAGTACATCCGCGATGCGCGCAGCGGCCGGCGCATCACGCGCCTCGACCCCACCGATCTGGATTACATCGCTAAGTTCCTCTCGAACACGGTCAACCGCTTCATGCTCACCGTGCTGCTGGCCGGCGGGATGGTCAGCTCGGTGCTGGTAATGAGCATCCGCGGCGAAGGACTGCTCAGCCTTCTGCCGACGGTCGGGCTGATCGGCTTCGTCGCTTCGCTCGGCCTGTCGCTCATCATCGCGGCCCAAATTTTCTGGACCCAGTGGCGACAAAAGTAA